The Gammaproteobacteria bacterium genome segment CCCACGCGTACTACCTCGGCAGCCTCGGCGCGTTCGAGAAGTTCGACCAGCTGCCAGGTTTTGCCGCGCCGTACGAGATGCTGCTGGACGCCGACGGCATCGACGGCGAGGCCTACAGCTATGCTGACCGCTTTCCGGGCATACTGAACGAACACAAGGAAGCGCTGATGAGCGCCCGGCGGCATTTCGACACGCTGCGCACGCGCGACCTTGAAACAACCTATCCGCAGTAGCGGGGCATTGGGAGGAGCGATGGACTGGAAACGGCTGCTGCGAGGATCGCTGGCCGGCGCGGTGCTTGCCTGCCTGGGGCCGGCGCTCACGGCTGAAACGGATACCGGCCGGCAGCAGCCGGGCGTGCTGGTCGTCCATGCCGGAACGGTGATTGCCGTGCCGGGCAGCGAAGTGCTCACGGACCAGACCATCGTAGTAAGCGATGGAAGGATTGCCGCGGTCCGGGACGGCTTCGTCGATCCGTCGGCCGCGGCGGACAGCGACAGCGCACACGTCGAGTTTCTGGATCTGAGGGATGCCGTGCTGCTGCCCGGCCTGATGGACATGCACGTGCACCTTTCCATGGAGTTCGGCGTCGAAGGCCAGCGCAGTTACGGCGTATCGGACCCGTATGCGGTCCAGCATCGCGTCGCGAAGGACGACGCCTATTTCATGGTGAACGCGATTGACAATGCCAGGAAGACGCTTGAGGCCGGGTTCACGACCGTCCGGAACGTCGGCGCCGACGGTTGGCATATCTTCGCGTTGCGCGACGGGATTCGCGACGGCCTCCTGACCGGCCCGCGCATCATCACCGCGGGACACCATATCCGGCTGGGCGCCGACGAGGGGCCGGGCGCCTGCTGGAGCGTCGAGTCCTGCCGCCGCGCAACCCGCGTGCAGATCGACATGGGCGCCGACCTGATCAAGGTCGTGGCCACATGCAGCGGCTCGAAGCCCTGCGGCAACCAGTTCGCTCCTGCGGTCATTCTGGAGGACGAGTTTCGGGCGATCGTGGAGGTGGCCGGCACCCGTGGGCTGAAGGTGGCCGCGCACGCACACGGCACCGACGGCATCAATCTGGCGGCGCGTCTCGGCGCGTGGTCCATAGAACATGGTTCGTTCAACGACGCGGAATCCCACCGGATCATGCGCGAGAACGGCGTTTACCTGGTGCCGACGCTGGCCGTACAGGACAACATCCGCGCGGACATCGACAGCGCGGACGACGACATGGTCGGCCTGATGCGGAGCTTTCTCGACAATCACGGGCCCCGCATATTCGCCGCGCACAAGGCCGGCGTTACGATCGCGGCCGGCACCGACGCCGGGGTCACGAAGCACGGCAACAATGCGCGCGAACTCGAGTTGTACGTCGAGCACGGCCTGACACCGGAAGAGGCGATCGTTACGGCTACCGTGAACGCCGCGGCGGCGATCGGCATGGAGGACGAACTGGGAACGGTGGAGCCGGGCAGGATTGCCGATCTGATCGCCGTTGCCGGCGACCCGCTAACCGATATCTCGGTGCTCATGAACGTCCAGGTCGTAATTCAGGGCGGCCGGGTCGTCAAGGACACGCGCTGAGGGGCAGATGGACAAGCCGACCGTATTCGACCTGGTTCTGGAGTCGCTGCCGGAGAAAGCCCACCATCGCCGGGCCTGGCTGGGGCTGCTCCGGTGTTTCTCAAGCATCGACCGGGTGCTGATGCGGCGCTTTTCGGAAAAATTCAATTCCAGCCTGCCGCGCTATGACGTCCTGACCGCCCTGGCGCTGTCGCCGAACGGCATGACCATGGGAGAACTGGCCTCCAGCCTGATGGTTACCAAGGGCAACATCACCGGCGTCGTCAGCCGGCTGAAGCAGGACGGCCTGGTCAGAAAAATCACGTCAAGATCGGACCGGCGGATTCAGTCCGTGACCCTTTCGGCCGAGGGCAGGGCGCTTTGGGACGCCATGCACGCCGACTACGACGAAACGGTTTCGGAGATTCTTTCCGGCCAACCCACCGAGGATCTGGACGCGCTGTCCGAAATGCTGGAAAACACGCGCGTCGCCGTCCAGGGCAAAACCCGGGCAGGCTAGTGCCGGTCCTGGGCGCGAGGACGTCTCGTCCTCGGCGATAATTCGCCAATGCAGTGGGTAACACGCCTGCGACGCACGCTGCCCGCGGGACTGGCGATCTCCGCCGCGCTGGCTTGCGGCTGCGTTGGCCCGGCCGCTCCCGGCGCGCCGGGGATGCTGCTGGTCCCGGGCGGAGAATTCACGATGGGCGCCAACGACGGCCTGCCTTACGAGGGTCCGGCGCACACGGTCGCGCTCGATGATTTCCTGCTGGACCGGCACGAGGTCACGAACGCCCAGTACGCCGAGTTCGCCGACGCCACCGGCCATGTCACGGAGTCCGAAAGGCTGGGCTGGTCCGGTGTCTTCGACCCGCGGCGCGGCGGGTGGACCCGGGGCGACGGCGCCGACTGGCGCCATCCTTCGGGACCCGGCTCCTCACATCGGGACATGGACGATTACCCGGTCGTGCACGTTTCCTGGTTCGACGCCGCCGCCTACTGCGAATGGCGCGGTGCCCGGCTTCCTACCGAAGCGGAATTCGAATACGCGGCGCGCGGCGGAGTGGCCGACGCCCGCTATGCCTGGGGAGACCAACTCACGCCCGGCGGAGCGCACCAGGCGAACCTCTGGCAGGGCGAGTTTCCGGTCCGGGACGGGGGACAAGACGGTTTTTCGGGCCTGGCGCCGGTCGGGACCTTTCCTCCCAACGGGTTCGGGTTCCTCGATCTGACAGGCAACGTCTGGGAGTGGGTCCAGGACTGGTACGCAGCGGATTATTTCCTGTATTCGCCGAGAAAGAATCCGAAGGGCCCCGCCGGCGGAACCCAGAAGGTGCATCGGGGCGGGAGCTGGCTGTGCAGCGAGAACTACTGTCGCGGATACCGCCTGGAGGCCCGGATGATGACTCCCCCCGACTCGGGCCTGAACAACCTGGGATTCCGTTGCGCGGCCGATCCGCGAAGCTGAGCCGGTGATACGGGTTCGCTCCGAGCCCGCCCTTCATTGCCCTCTTTCCTCCGGGGGACGCATGACTACTTGAAGCTTGCCCCGGAGGGCAAGAACCCATCCATGGGGCTCGGCGGCGGCTCCTGCCGCCGACGCCCCCGGAAGAAAGAGGGCAATGAAGGGCTCGCGTATGCGTGTTCCTACCAGGGTTTTGCGGTTCCCAGGTAGGCGGCGATCAGCACCATCGCGAGGATGCTGTGGCTGCCCCATTGGGCCCGGCGTAGCGTGGCGATCAGTTGCTGCGGGTCGGGACCCGATTCGGCGGCGGCGTCGACGGACGCGAACCGCACGGCCCGGGTCTGCCAGCGGATCCAGCCGCTCACGACCAGGACCAGTCCGAACAGCAGAACCTTGGCGGCCAGCCAGTTCGTCTGGATCATGCCCTCGCCGGTAAAGCCGACCACGGCGTCATAGACGTTGCCGAGGCCGATGACGATGCGCAGCACGCACTCGAACTTGTAGATGCGTTGAGCCAACTTCGAGGCACCGGTCAACTCGGACATCAGCGCGATGGCCAGCCAGACCAGGCCGACCACCCAGGTGGCGATCAGCCAGCTCGAGGACATCAGCGTGTAGACGCCGAGATCGGTGGCGATCTGAACGCCCAGGGGCAGGAGCAGGACCAGCATGATGGCGGAGACCGCGTCCGCGTAGCGCTTTACGCGCACCGCCAGGGAGCGGGTGGCCTGGCTGCCGGACGGCCCGCCGGCCAACCGCAACGCGTACAGCGCCGGGAGTTCGATACCGACGATGACCGCAAACACCAGTACGTGCAGAAAGTTGAAGATGCCGTATGCAATCATGTTCCGGTCCTGTTTTCTCGCTCGCCGGCATTGTAAGACGAAGTGGCGTTGCAATCGCTTCGGCGCCGTATCGGTTATCGTTTTGCATCGCCGCAGCTTTACGGCCGGGAACATGAACCCGATGAAACGACTCATACCGGCGCTCGCCCTGGCTCTCCTGAGCGCGCAGGCGCTCGCCCAGACGGGGCCCATCGCGGAGATCGGCCAGGGCCGGGTTCGCGGCTTCAGCGAAGACGGGATCCACAACTTCCGAAATATCCCGTTCGCCGCTCCGCCGGTTGGCGAGCTGCGCTGGCGCCGCGCCCAGCCCGCTCCGGGCTGGGCGGACATTAGGGACGCCACGGCTTTCGGCGCCGTGTGTCCGCAGCGCCTGATGCCCGGGCGGAATGCCGAGGGGGTGCAGGACCGGCCCATGAATGAGGATTGCCTGTATCTCAATGTCTGGACGCCGGACCTGAATCCGCCGGAGCCGCTGGCCGTCATGGTCTGGATCCTGCCGGGAGGGTTCACTTTCGGCGACGCGGGAATGCCCGTATATAACGGATCCGGGCTGGCCGGGCAGGGCGTGGTCGTGGTCACCTTCAACCAGCGTCTCGGCTTTCTCGGCCAGTTCGCGCACCCGGCCCTGAGCGCCCTGGAGCCGGACCACGCCATCGGCAACTTTTATCTTTCCGATCAGGTTGCGGCGCTCGAGTGGGTGCGCGACAACATTTCGGCTTTTGGCGGCGATCCCGACAACGTCACCATATTCGGAATGTCCGCGGGCGGCGTGGCGGTGAACTACCTGCTCGCATTGCCGGCCGCCGGGGGGCTGTTCCACAAGGCCGCTTCGCAGAGCTCGAACGTTCGGCCGTACCGGCCCAGACAACTATCCGACGATCGCGACGGACGGCCGTCGCTGGAGACTTCGGGCCAGGACATGGTCCGCAGTCTGGGCGTGGAAGGGTCCGGGGAAGAGGCCGTTACGGGGTTGAGAGCCCTTTCCTGGCGGAAGATATTCGATTACCAGGATCAACTCCCGCTCGGATCGATGAACCCGGCCGTGGACGGCAGGTTTCTGCCGGAAGCGCTGGGTCCCGTGTTCTCACAGGGGCGTCAGCATGACGTTCCGTACCTGACGGGCGCGACCAGCTGGGAAGGCAGCCTGCTCATGCGGATGAACAACGCCGACGTCCTGCTTGACGCGCTGGACATCAGCCGCGACGAGATTCGCGATCTGTACGGCGAAGTGGATGAGCGCACGATCCTGAACAACCTGGAATTCGACACGTTCTTCGGTTCGCAGCGCTGGCTGGCCAGGCAGCACGCCAGGGCCGGAAAGCCCACGTTTCTCTATCATTTCGACTACGTTTACGAGAAGCAGTACGGCAGCGTTCCAGGCGCCTTTCACGGCGCGGAGACCGCACACGTGTTCAAGACACTGGACACGCGGGCGCCGGATGGGCCGACCGAGCAGGATTGGGCGATGAGCGAACTGGTGAGCGCCTACTGGGTGAGCTTCGCTAAGACCGGCGATCCCAACGGCGGCGGACGGCCTGTCTGGCCGTTGCACACTACCGATTCGGACATTCTTCTGGACTTCGGCCAGGACGGCGTGAGACCGGTCATCGGGCTCGAACGGCGGCGTATGCAGTTCATGGAGAACCGCTACGATTCGGGCCGGATGTAATGTTTGCGCCGGGGGCGCGGGAGGGCCGCACATGAGATTTCTGAAACGCATATTGATCTGGACGGCCGGTTTCGTGGCCGCCGTGGCGCTGGCCGTCGCCGGGCTCGTAACCTGGTTCACCGTTCGCGGCGAACGACAGATCGCCGCGCAGGAGATCGTCGACCGGCATGCCGAGGCGCCGGGCCTGTTTCTGAATGTCGGCGGCCACGAGTACCACGTCGTTATACGCGGCGACCTGTTCGCCGATCCCACGGGCGCTCCCATCCTGCTCATTCATGGTTTCGGCCCTACCGGCAGCAATGTCATACTTCCGCTGGCGAATGACCTCGCCGCCACCCGTTCCGTGATCGTGCCGGACATGCTGGGTTTCGGCTATTCCGAGAAAGTGGCCGAACCGGGCGCCCATTTCACGGTCGAGGGCCGCGTAGCGGCGCTTCTGGGCCTGCTTGAGGCTCTTGGCGTGGACGAGTTCGACGTGGTGGGTCATTCCTATGGCGGTTCGGTTACGGGCCGTCTGGCGTTGACGGCGCCGGATCGGGTTCGGCGCATGGTGTTTGTGGGCCCGCAGATCTACCCGCAGACCACGCCGGGGAATTTCATCGCGTATCTTCCGAAGTCCGTGGCGCGCGTCGCCATCTGGGGGTCGCTGGGCGGCGGGCCCAGCAGCTTTACCGGCCGCGCATGCGCCGCCGATCCAGGCGCATGCGACGCACACCGCATCGCACGGGTTGAAGGTACGGTCGATGCCTTGTTCGCGATCAACAAGACGCCCAGGGCGCGAGCGCTTCCGGACGAACTGCCCAATGTGCAGCCTCCGGCTCTTGTGATCTGGGGGGACGACGACGCCATCGTGCCGCCGGAATCCATCGCCCGGGCCGCGGCCGCCATGGACGCCGACACCTTGATAGTCCCGGGCGGCGGCCATTGGCCTTTTGCGGTCGATCCGGCCGGCGTAACGGAGCGCATCCGGAGCTTCTTCGCCGCGGGCATCAACCCGGATGCCATGACACCGGCCGAATCAATGCCATAATCGGGGCCGTGTCCGACCAGGGCACTTTCATCGCGACTCTTGTCTGGGCCAAAAGGGGGGCTTATGTCAAAACGCGCAATCGTCAGCGTGGCCGCGCTCTGCGCCGCGCTCGCCGGTTCCTCGATAGTCATCGCGCAGGAAGCCGTTATCGAGGAAATCATCGTTACCGCCCGCAAGCGGGCCGAGAGTTTGCAGGAAATTCCGCTGTCGGTCACCGCGTTGTCGATCGACTCCATTCGGCAACGCAATATTCAGACCATCTACGACATCGCGGCCAACACGCCCAACTACCACGAGCGCAAGCAACTCGGCCGGCGGCTGGACGCCCCGATCATTCGGGGGCAGGCGGGTCCCAGCGTTTTCGGTGAACGCAACGCTTCCTACTTCGTGGACGGCGTTTATGTTTCCGGCAGCGTCACGTCGTCCACGTTTGCGGTCGTAGAGCGCGTGGAAGTGATCCGCGGTCCGCAGTCGGCGCTGTTCGGCCGCGCGACCTTTTCGGGCGCCGTGAACATGATTACGCGGCAGGCCTCCGACGAGCACGAGGGCAGTTTCAGCGGCCGTGTGGGTTCGCACGAGGACTACCAGGCCGCGGCCTGGTTTTCCGGCCCGATCATCGAGGACCGGCTTTACTACCTGGTTTCGGCCAACTGGGAGAACTATGGCGGTGAGTGGAACAACGGCCTGCTGGAGGGCGAGGCGCAGAATCCGCGGCTGTTTCCCTCCCCATTCGCGCCGCATATCTTCAGCAGCGCGCCCACCCGCGGGGACGACAGCCCGCTGGGCGGCGAATCGTCCTGGGACGGCACGCTCCGGCTGACCTTCCGGCCGAACGACAACCACGAGTTCAGTTTCAAGTACTCCTATCAGGGGAGCGAGGACGATCATTTCGCCGACCTGCTGTTTCCGCAATCCGGGCTGAACTGCTTTCGGCCCGGCGAACCGGGCGCGGGCCCGATGGCCCGCGGGTATTACTGCGGAACAATGGACCCGGCCGGCCTGGTGCCCAAGATCAACATTCCTGACTTCGAGGACGGCGTGACGACGTTTTTCGGCACGGCCGAGCCATCGCCCATTATCGGCAAGCGGCGCAACATCATTCGCAGCTATCTGCAATACGTCGGCAACTTCAATGGCTGGGAAGTCATGGGCCGTTATGCGCGCAACCGCGACCAGAACACGGACGGCCGCGATCTGGATCGCAGCCCTGCGCGCCCGGTCTTCGGTCTGTTCACGGCCCTGGAGGACAACCACGTCAGGGACTGGTCGCTGGAAGCGCGGCTGACTTCGCCTTCGGATCGGGCCCTGCGCTTCCTGGTGGGCGCCTACTGGCTGGACATCGAGGGCAAGGGCCGCGACCGCCGGTTCACAGGGCCGGGGTTCACCGGACATTTCTTCCATGACGACGGCGGCGACTTCGATGGCCGCGAAGTGCAGAACTCGGCGGTCTTCGGTCAGCTGGAGTATGACTTCGCCGACAACCTGACCCTGGCTGTGGAGGGGCGCTATTCGAAGGACGAGAAGTCCGTCTACAACTCCGGGCTGATCGAGGCGGGATTCGCCCAGGGTCTTGAAGAAGACACGACGGCCTTTACGCCGCGCTTCACCCTGACCTACAGGGCGAACGACGACGTGACGGTTTATGGCCTGGTGGCGAAGGGCGACAAGCCGCTGGACTTCAACCAGGCGTTCTTCGACGACGACACACCGGTCAGCACCATCGATGCGGCCATTGCCGACGGCCGGGCCATCATCCGGGAAGAGGAAGCCTGGACGTATGAGGTGGGCGTCAAGTCCACGCTGATGGAAGACCGGCTCCTGTTCAATGTGTCGGGGTTCTATATCGACTGGACCAATCAGTCCACCAATGGCCTGACAATCATCCAGACCGTCAATGGCCCGGAACCCAACAACGTCGTGCTGTCGGTGCCGGGGGCGGAAGTCTGGGGCTTGGAAGTGGAGAGCAGTTGGGCGGTCAACGAGAACCTCCTGCTCACGCTGGGTTACGGTCTTGCCGATCACGAATTTACCGACTATCTGGACCTGGAGGCGGCGGCCCAGTTCGGGAATGACGGCGACCTGAAGGGCAACACGACCGGCGGCACGCCCAAGCACTCAATGAACCTGGCGGCCACCTACCGGGATGAACTGACGGCGGATATGGACTGGTTCTTCCGCACGATCGCCAACTACCACTCCAGCGTCTATTCGGCGGCGTTCAACCTGGCCGAGACGGGCGCCCCGCTGATCGTCAACGCCAATCTGGGGATCGAGACCGACCGCTGGAACCTGACCCTGTACGTGGACAATGCGCTGGACGACGATACGCCGTTCAATATCGGCCGCTTTACGGACTTCTATGGACCGCTGCTGCCCAACAGGCAGTATGCGTTCCAGTTCGGGATGATCCCCCGGCGCGGCAGGGCCTTCGGCATCCGGGTCTATTATTCGTACTGAAGGCGCGCTAAATCAGCTCCAGCACGCGTTCGGGCGGCCGGCCCACCACGGCTTTCCCACGCGCGACGAATATGGGCCGTTCGATGAGAATGGGGTTCTCGGCCATCGCCCGGATTCGTTCGTCGTCGGAAACGTCGGCGGCCTTCAGTCCGAGCTCGCGGTAGCGGGCCTCGCCGCGGCGCATGAGTTCAAGCGGCGTAAAGCCCAGTTGGCCCAGCAGATCGCGCAGCGAGGCTTCGTCGGGCGGGTTTTCCAGGTAGCGCAGGACTTCAAGGTCAATGTCGCGCTCCTGAAGCAGCGCCAGGGCGGCGCGTGACTTGGAGCAACGGGGGTTGTGGTAGAGAACGGCCATGGCGAATCCGGTTGGTTGATTTCAGTGCGGGGCAATAGTACGCGATGCAGCGCGTTGTAGACTTCGCCGTACAGGGGAGGGACTTGAGTTCATGCAGCACTTGATGCGGCGGTTTGGCGCGGGCCGGCGACAGGCAGTCGCGGGCCGGATAGCGGTGTTTCTGGCTGTTGCCGCCGCCGCCGGCTGGCCGGCGGGCGCGTATGCGGAAAGTGAGCCGGCCGCCTACAAGACGGCATCGGGGCCGTTCGGCGTTCAGGTGATCGACAATCACGTCCTGCCGGCGGAAACCGGCCAGCGCAGCCTGCGCGCGCGCATCGCGTTTCCTCAAGGCGAGGGGCCGTTCCCGCTGGTCGTGTTCTCGCATGGCTTCGCCTGCTACCGCGAGAGCTATTCGGGATTGACGGACCACTGGGCCTCGCATGGCTACGTGGTGGTGCAGCCGGAACATCCCGACTGCCCTACTTCGCCGGTCAGGTTGAGACCGCAGGACGCCACACGCGTGCACTACATCCGGATTTCCGACGTCGAGCGCGTGCTCGACGCGCTGTTCGCGCCCGGCGAGGAGATACCGGGGCTGACCGGCAATATCGACTTCGGCCGAAAGGTTATGGCGGGTCATTCCTTCGGCGCCATGATCGCGCAGATCATCTGGGGGCAGCCGCTGAAGGACCCGGAGACCTCCGAGGCCGTGAGCCATGCGAGGGACTTCGATGCGGCCATCATCATGAGCGGGCCGGGGACGATGCCGCAGATGGCCGATGGCGCATTTGCCGCGATGCGCGGGCCGATGCTGGTCAGCGGCGGAACCCGGGATACCCGCAACGCCGGCGATGGCGTCATCTATCCCTGGGAGTGGCGCCTGCAGGCGTACGAGCGCAGCCCTCCGGGCAACAAGTACTCGGTGGTGCTCGAGGAAGGCGATCATTACCTGGGCGGGCTCATCTGCCGTGACGACCGGGGCGGCCCGCAGAACCGGGGCGGCGCGCCCGATGTCGAAGGCCAGACGATCCTGGCCGGCGTATCGACGGCATTCCTGGACGCCTGGCTGAATGAGGACGCGGCCGCACGGCGGTTCCTGGAAGAACTCGATCGGCATGCCGGAATCACCGGGGGCCGCGCCCGCTTCGCGCGGAAATAATCACTACCTAGGAGGAAGCGTAATGAAGTTCAGGCATTGCATCATTGCGACTGTCGCGTTCTGCGCCGCCGGATGGGCCAGCGGGCAGGAAAGCATGGGAGTTGCCGTCAAGGGCGAAAGGCTTGCCGTGATCGACATGCACCTGCATACCGGAACCTGGGCCGGGACGCCGCCCCGCTTCAGGAAACGCCTCACGGACCGCGTGCCGACGGGTTTCAAGTGGACCATGGGCGTTTTCATGAACAGCCGTCTTGACGGCGAGAGCATTCTCGGCACGCTGGACGACGCCGGCATCAGCGCCGGAGCGGTGTTCGCTCTATGGAGCCCGGCCACCACCGGCATCGCCACCAACGACCACGTCGCCGAACAGGTCGCGGTGAACCCCGACCGTCTGTTCGGTTTTGCGAGCCTGCGGGTCGACCACTGGAACCAGGACGGACCCGAGCAACTGCGGCAGATGGAAGAGGCGATCGAGAAGCACGGCATGGTCGGCATCAAGCTCGCGCATGGGCACCAGCAGGTTCGACTGGACGATGAGCGCTTGTACGGGGTTTACGAGATTGCGGCGCGGCAGGGCACGCCCATTTACCTGCACACGGGAACCAGCCCGAATCCGGGAACGCGCACCGAGCCGGCGTATTGCGATCCCGCCTACCTGGAGGAGGCCATCCGGCTCTATCCCGGCGCGATATTCATACTCGGCCATTCCGGCTACGACAGTTTCAACCGGGCGCTCACGCATACCGACGCGGCGATCGATCTCGCCCGGCGTTATTCCAACGTGTACCTGGAACCCGGCGCTCTGGGCGCCGAGCGGGCGGAACACGTGCTGAACGACTACCTGGAACGGATTCGGGCCGGCGGCGTCATCGAGAAGCTGATCTACGGATCCGACGGCCCGCAGCTTCCCGGCTATGTGCAATCGCATCTCGACGCGTTCGTGGCGGGGATGCAGGAGGTCGGTTACACGACCGACGAGATGCGCCTGATCCTGGCCGACAATTTCACGCGTGTCTTCGGCATGCCGAAGATCGTCCTGGAGGATCAGGGATCATGACCGCACGGATAAAAAAGACGATTCCGGTATACCTTGCCGCGCTGTGTTTCGGCTGCGCCGGCGAGGATCCGCCCCCGCCGCCGATTCCGGTGGACCTGTCGGTAGCGATAGGCGCACTCGAGGACGTGGATTCGGCGGCCACCGTTCACTTGTCCGTCTATCACGCCTGGACCGGCACCGGCGAACTGCGCTATCCGCTGGAAATCGTCGAGCGCTGGGAGACGAACCTGGGTTCCTCGAACTTCAGTTTCGACTACCCGGCGGAACTCGGCGAAGGCCTGATCGTCTACGCGTGGGTCGATTCGGACGGCGACGGAGCCAACTGCACGCCGACGGTACGCGGCGACCTGGCCGATCTGGTCGAGGTCGAGGCGTTTCCCTCGGAGCAGGTGTCGGTTTCGTTGCTGCTTGACGCGCCCTGCGCGGGGCCCGAC includes the following:
- a CDS encoding amidohydrolase family protein, which encodes MDWKRLLRGSLAGAVLACLGPALTAETDTGRQQPGVLVVHAGTVIAVPGSEVLTDQTIVVSDGRIAAVRDGFVDPSAAADSDSAHVEFLDLRDAVLLPGLMDMHVHLSMEFGVEGQRSYGVSDPYAVQHRVAKDDAYFMVNAIDNARKTLEAGFTTVRNVGADGWHIFALRDGIRDGLLTGPRIITAGHHIRLGADEGPGACWSVESCRRATRVQIDMGADLIKVVATCSGSKPCGNQFAPAVILEDEFRAIVEVAGTRGLKVAAHAHGTDGINLAARLGAWSIEHGSFNDAESHRIMRENGVYLVPTLAVQDNIRADIDSADDDMVGLMRSFLDNHGPRIFAAHKAGVTIAAGTDAGVTKHGNNARELELYVEHGLTPEEAIVTATVNAAAAIGMEDELGTVEPGRIADLIAVAGDPLTDISVLMNVQVVIQGGRVVKDTR
- a CDS encoding MarR family transcriptional regulator — protein: MDKPTVFDLVLESLPEKAHHRRAWLGLLRCFSSIDRVLMRRFSEKFNSSLPRYDVLTALALSPNGMTMGELASSLMVTKGNITGVVSRLKQDGLVRKITSRSDRRIQSVTLSAEGRALWDAMHADYDETVSEILSGQPTEDLDALSEMLENTRVAVQGKTRAG
- a CDS encoding formylglycine-generating enzyme family protein; this encodes MQWVTRLRRTLPAGLAISAALACGCVGPAAPGAPGMLLVPGGEFTMGANDGLPYEGPAHTVALDDFLLDRHEVTNAQYAEFADATGHVTESERLGWSGVFDPRRGGWTRGDGADWRHPSGPGSSHRDMDDYPVVHVSWFDAAAYCEWRGARLPTEAEFEYAARGGVADARYAWGDQLTPGGAHQANLWQGEFPVRDGGQDGFSGLAPVGTFPPNGFGFLDLTGNVWEWVQDWYAADYFLYSPRKNPKGPAGGTQKVHRGGSWLCSENYCRGYRLEARMMTPPDSGLNNLGFRCAADPRS
- a CDS encoding carboxylesterase family protein, translating into MTANTSTCRKLKMPYAIMFRSCFLARRHCKTKWRCNRFGAVSVIVLHRRSFTAGNMNPMKRLIPALALALLSAQALAQTGPIAEIGQGRVRGFSEDGIHNFRNIPFAAPPVGELRWRRAQPAPGWADIRDATAFGAVCPQRLMPGRNAEGVQDRPMNEDCLYLNVWTPDLNPPEPLAVMVWILPGGFTFGDAGMPVYNGSGLAGQGVVVVTFNQRLGFLGQFAHPALSALEPDHAIGNFYLSDQVAALEWVRDNISAFGGDPDNVTIFGMSAGGVAVNYLLALPAAGGLFHKAASQSSNVRPYRPRQLSDDRDGRPSLETSGQDMVRSLGVEGSGEEAVTGLRALSWRKIFDYQDQLPLGSMNPAVDGRFLPEALGPVFSQGRQHDVPYLTGATSWEGSLLMRMNNADVLLDALDISRDEIRDLYGEVDERTILNNLEFDTFFGSQRWLARQHARAGKPTFLYHFDYVYEKQYGSVPGAFHGAETAHVFKTLDTRAPDGPTEQDWAMSELVSAYWVSFAKTGDPNGGGRPVWPLHTTDSDILLDFGQDGVRPVIGLERRRMQFMENRYDSGRM
- a CDS encoding alpha/beta hydrolase — its product is MRFLKRILIWTAGFVAAVALAVAGLVTWFTVRGERQIAAQEIVDRHAEAPGLFLNVGGHEYHVVIRGDLFADPTGAPILLIHGFGPTGSNVILPLANDLAATRSVIVPDMLGFGYSEKVAEPGAHFTVEGRVAALLGLLEALGVDEFDVVGHSYGGSVTGRLALTAPDRVRRMVFVGPQIYPQTTPGNFIAYLPKSVARVAIWGSLGGGPSSFTGRACAADPGACDAHRIARVEGTVDALFAINKTPRARALPDELPNVQPPALVIWGDDDAIVPPESIARAAAAMDADTLIVPGGGHWPFAVDPAGVTERIRSFFAAGINPDAMTPAESMP
- a CDS encoding TonB-dependent receptor plug domain-containing protein, with amino-acid sequence MSKRAIVSVAALCAALAGSSIVIAQEAVIEEIIVTARKRAESLQEIPLSVTALSIDSIRQRNIQTIYDIAANTPNYHERKQLGRRLDAPIIRGQAGPSVFGERNASYFVDGVYVSGSVTSSTFAVVERVEVIRGPQSALFGRATFSGAVNMITRQASDEHEGSFSGRVGSHEDYQAAAWFSGPIIEDRLYYLVSANWENYGGEWNNGLLEGEAQNPRLFPSPFAPHIFSSAPTRGDDSPLGGESSWDGTLRLTFRPNDNHEFSFKYSYQGSEDDHFADLLFPQSGLNCFRPGEPGAGPMARGYYCGTMDPAGLVPKINIPDFEDGVTTFFGTAEPSPIIGKRRNIIRSYLQYVGNFNGWEVMGRYARNRDQNTDGRDLDRSPARPVFGLFTALEDNHVRDWSLEARLTSPSDRALRFLVGAYWLDIEGKGRDRRFTGPGFTGHFFHDDGGDFDGREVQNSAVFGQLEYDFADNLTLAVEGRYSKDEKSVYNSGLIEAGFAQGLEEDTTAFTPRFTLTYRANDDVTVYGLVAKGDKPLDFNQAFFDDDTPVSTIDAAIADGRAIIREEEAWTYEVGVKSTLMEDRLLFNVSGFYIDWTNQSTNGLTIIQTVNGPEPNNVVLSVPGAEVWGLEVESSWAVNENLLLTLGYGLADHEFTDYLDLEAAAQFGNDGDLKGNTTGGTPKHSMNLAATYRDELTADMDWFFRTIANYHSSVYSAAFNLAETGAPLIVNANLGIETDRWNLTLYVDNALDDDTPFNIGRFTDFYGPLLPNRQYAFQFGMIPRRGRAFGIRVYYSY
- the arsC gene encoding arsenate reductase (glutaredoxin) (This arsenate reductase requires both glutathione and glutaredoxin to convert arsenate to arsenite, after which the efflux transporter formed by ArsA and ArsB can extrude the arsenite from the cell, providing resistance.) → MAVLYHNPRCSKSRAALALLQERDIDLEVLRYLENPPDEASLRDLLGQLGFTPLELMRRGEARYRELGLKAADVSDDERIRAMAENPILIERPIFVARGKAVVGRPPERVLELI
- a CDS encoding amidohydrolase, with amino-acid sequence MRTRPHGGSWKNSIGMPESPGAAPASRGNNHYLGGSVMKFRHCIIATVAFCAAGWASGQESMGVAVKGERLAVIDMHLHTGTWAGTPPRFRKRLTDRVPTGFKWTMGVFMNSRLDGESILGTLDDAGISAGAVFALWSPATTGIATNDHVAEQVAVNPDRLFGFASLRVDHWNQDGPEQLRQMEEAIEKHGMVGIKLAHGHQQVRLDDERLYGVYEIAARQGTPIYLHTGTSPNPGTRTEPAYCDPAYLEEAIRLYPGAIFILGHSGYDSFNRALTHTDAAIDLARRYSNVYLEPGALGAERAEHVLNDYLERIRAGGVIEKLIYGSDGPQLPGYVQSHLDAFVAGMQEVGYTTDEMRLILADNFTRVFGMPKIVLEDQGS